Proteins encoded in a region of the Candidatus Margulisiibacteriota bacterium genome:
- the map gene encoding type I methionyl aminopeptidase — protein sequence MRNNKIIIKTAEQIAGIRIASQLVAEFLDVKLPSFIKAGVKTIDIDNLATEFCAANDCFPSFKDVPDYYNSTCTAVNNEVVHAIPGQRVLMDGDIVKVDFGVTKNHFIGDATRTFMVGDVNPKVRKLVEVTKKSLELACAVAKPGNRIGDIGHAIQRYVEKNGFSVVREYVGHGVGLELHEAPSVPHYGNKRTGIELVAGMVIAIEPMINMGTWRTKVLEDGWTVVTMDGKWSCQFEDTIAITENGSEILTRS from the coding sequence AGCTGGCATCAGAATTGCCTCTCAGCTTGTAGCTGAGTTCTTAGACGTAAAGTTGCCTTCATTCATCAAAGCTGGAGTTAAAACTATAGATATAGACAATCTAGCAACAGAGTTTTGTGCAGCTAATGATTGCTTTCCTTCCTTTAAAGATGTTCCTGACTATTACAATAGCACCTGTACTGCAGTTAATAATGAAGTTGTTCATGCTATTCCCGGTCAAAGGGTCTTAATGGATGGCGACATTGTCAAAGTTGATTTCGGAGTGACGAAAAATCATTTCATAGGTGACGCAACCAGAACCTTTATGGTTGGTGACGTTAATCCCAAGGTTAGAAAACTAGTAGAAGTTACAAAAAAGTCCTTAGAACTTGCTTGTGCAGTGGCTAAACCGGGTAACAGAATAGGCGACATCGGTCACGCTATTCAAAGATATGTTGAAAAAAACGGTTTTAGTGTGGTCAGAGAATATGTTGGACACGGCGTGGGCCTTGAGCTTCATGAAGCGCCCTCTGTTCCTCATTATGGTAATAAACGTACTGGCATCGAATTGGTTGCTGGAATGGTTATTGCCATCGAGCCCATGATAAATATGGGAACATGGAGAACAAAAGTGTTGGAAGATGGCTGGACTGTTGTTACAATGGACGGGAAATGGTCTTGTCAGTTTGAGGATACGATTGCTATTACTGAAAACGGATCAGAAATTTTAACAAGAAGTTGA